The Chthoniobacterales bacterium genome includes a window with the following:
- a CDS encoding DUF2911 domain-containing protein, translating into MKRILFSCALLLSTSLPVWGQELSDLAQPPNSDNQKAKVSQWIGLVEVSITYHSPRVHFNKQERTGHIWGELIPYGFFDDGFGPSKAQPWRTGANETTTITLSHDVKIGGKDLKAGTYGLFLALEKTGPWTWIFSKTIGWGAYQYDPANDVLRVPADPKDAPFTEFMTFGFDDRLPDSATAFLQWENKRVSFKIDVPNVNELYVAKMREQLNSWPGFNYRSWQAAAQFCADHKVNLEEALVWADKAIKEPFRGEGGGREDFSTLQTKVAVLTAMGRESEADATLDKALHLPNPDVITVHQAAMRILRGGRKEKAMEVFKFNAAQHPDEKFYTYVGLARGYTALGDKPNAIKNWEIALKSVPEVQKPNLPIYEKALADLKK; encoded by the coding sequence ATGAAACGGATTCTGTTTTCGTGCGCCCTTTTGTTATCCACTTCGCTCCCCGTTTGGGGCCAGGAGCTATCGGACCTCGCCCAACCGCCGAACAGCGACAACCAAAAGGCGAAAGTCTCGCAATGGATCGGCCTGGTGGAGGTATCCATCACTTACCACAGCCCGCGCGTTCACTTCAACAAGCAGGAGCGGACCGGCCATATCTGGGGCGAATTGATCCCGTACGGGTTTTTCGACGACGGCTTCGGCCCGAGCAAAGCCCAACCCTGGCGGACCGGCGCCAACGAAACGACGACGATCACCTTGTCGCACGACGTGAAGATCGGCGGGAAAGATTTGAAAGCCGGCACCTACGGGTTGTTCCTCGCCCTCGAGAAAACCGGACCGTGGACCTGGATCTTCTCCAAGACCATCGGCTGGGGCGCCTATCAATACGATCCGGCGAATGATGTGCTCCGCGTGCCCGCCGATCCCAAAGATGCGCCGTTCACCGAATTCATGACGTTCGGTTTCGACGATCGCCTGCCCGACTCCGCGACAGCGTTCCTGCAATGGGAAAACAAGCGCGTCTCTTTCAAGATCGATGTGCCCAACGTAAACGAGCTCTACGTCGCCAAAATGCGGGAACAACTCAATTCCTGGCCGGGGTTCAATTACCGCAGCTGGCAGGCCGCCGCTCAATTTTGCGCGGATCACAAAGTGAACCTCGAGGAAGCGCTTGTCTGGGCCGACAAAGCGATTAAGGAACCGTTCCGCGGCGAGGGAGGCGGCCGCGAAGATTTTTCAACGCTCCAGACTAAGGTCGCCGTCCTGACGGCAATGGGCCGCGAATCCGAAGCCGATGCGACCCTGGACAAAGCCCTTCATCTGCCAAACCCCGACGTGATCACGGTGCATCAGGCGGCAATGAGGATTCTTCGGGGCGGCCGCAAAGAAAAAGCGATGGAGGTATTCAAGTTCAACGCCGCCCAGCATCCCGACGAAAAATTCTACACCTACGTCGGCCTCGCTCGCGGCTACACCGCGCTGGGCGACAAACCGAACGCCATCAAGAACTGGGAGATCGCCCTAAAGAGCGTCCCCGAGGTCCAAAAACCAAATCTCCCCATTTACGAAAAGGCCCTCGCCGATCTCAAGAAGTAA
- a CDS encoding neutral zinc metallopeptidase, with translation MLWRDQRESENVEDQRGSGGGGGRIAVGGGIGGVILVVAYLLLGGDPQALINSQQQSASTQPRSVDSNAPKDEASKFVAVVLADTEDAWRAIFAKMGRQYEDPKLVLFSNQTRSGCGFASGATGPFYCPEDRRVYIDLSFYRELRDRFGAPGDFAQAYVIAHEVGHHVQNLLGISDRVQAARGRVSEAEYNKLSVRLELQADFFAGVWAHYADRVKHIVEAGDLDEAIKAASAVGDDNLQRQSRGYVVPDSFTHGTSAQRVRWFRKGYETGDLNQGDTFQARDL, from the coding sequence ATGCTCTGGCGGGACCAAAGGGAAAGCGAGAATGTTGAAGACCAACGCGGATCCGGCGGCGGCGGCGGCCGGATTGCGGTCGGCGGAGGAATCGGCGGAGTCATTCTCGTCGTCGCTTATCTTCTCCTCGGGGGCGATCCGCAGGCGCTCATCAATTCGCAGCAGCAATCGGCTTCGACCCAACCGCGCTCGGTCGATAGCAACGCGCCCAAAGACGAAGCCTCGAAATTCGTCGCCGTCGTCCTGGCCGATACCGAGGATGCCTGGCGGGCCATCTTCGCCAAAATGGGTCGGCAGTACGAAGACCCGAAGCTCGTCCTCTTCTCGAACCAGACTCGTTCAGGTTGTGGATTCGCCAGCGGTGCCACCGGGCCGTTTTACTGTCCGGAAGACCGGCGCGTTTATATCGACCTCAGTTTCTATCGCGAACTGCGGGACCGCTTCGGCGCCCCGGGCGATTTCGCGCAAGCGTATGTGATCGCGCACGAGGTTGGGCATCACGTGCAGAATCTCCTCGGCATCTCCGATCGCGTGCAAGCCGCGCGCGGCCGGGTCAGTGAAGCGGAATATAACAAGCTCTCCGTTCGGCTTGAGCTTCAGGCCGACTTCTTCGCTGGCGTGTGGGCGCATTATGCCGATCGGGTCAAACACATCGTCGAAGCTGGCGACCTCGACGAAGCGATCAAGGCCGCCAGTGCGGTGGGCGACGATAATCTGCAACGCCAGTCCCGCGGCTACGTCGTCCCTGATTCATTTACCCACGGCACTTCCGCGCAACGCGTCCGCTGGTTTCGGAAAGGCTACGAAACCGGCGACCTGAACCAGGGCGATACCTTCCAGGCCCGCGATCTCTGA
- a CDS encoding FAD-dependent oxidoreductase — MTRTEEEDERFYRDTEAIAFPKLTDEQLALLEPLGTRRNLKRGDIVLKAGQREFPLTVVLEGELEAFETRDGEEQILATAGPRDFLGDVSMLQGTSALASARVKSEDAEVLQVPAQKLRRALAEMPKIGEPIVNALIMRRVRLKRDKEFAGLRILAEPDSRAGRQLDDFLDKNHIPHRLIDVKSEQGATLASRLHLSDRDLPALITPRGMPLRRPSLREVAREVGLLQSHVDENQDEIACDLVIIGAGPAGLAAAVYATSEGLDTVVLESYAPGGQAGSSSLIENFFGFPTGISGGDLTWRAQLQAYRFGAKFSTPAQALSLKYTPHAEYRAHFQVEGCSATLCAKAAVIATGANYNRLEAEGCHRFENVGVYYAATAFEGRLCRGATVIVVGGGNSAGQAAMFLSEGAAKVLLVIRGHDLSQSMSDYLSRRVLARENIELLPCTTIRRMTGNSVLEAVELENTKTGERRLVETPAVFSMIGATPCTEWLPPEILRDKKGFIQTGALVAAAPEWAGLARSPAALETSLPGIFAVGDVRSGSVKRCAAAVGEGSMAIAGVHESLKEKS; from the coding sequence ATGACGCGCACGGAAGAGGAGGACGAACGGTTCTATCGCGATACGGAAGCGATCGCGTTTCCGAAGCTGACGGACGAACAGCTCGCGCTTTTGGAACCGCTGGGAACGCGGCGCAACCTGAAGCGTGGCGACATTGTGCTGAAAGCCGGCCAGCGGGAATTCCCACTCACTGTGGTGTTGGAAGGCGAGCTCGAGGCCTTCGAAACGCGTGACGGCGAGGAGCAAATCCTGGCGACTGCGGGTCCGCGCGATTTCCTGGGCGATGTCTCAATGCTTCAGGGAACCTCAGCGCTGGCGAGCGCGCGGGTGAAATCGGAGGACGCAGAAGTGCTGCAAGTCCCGGCCCAAAAACTCCGGCGCGCCCTGGCGGAAATGCCGAAGATCGGTGAGCCGATCGTGAATGCGCTGATCATGCGACGGGTCCGGTTGAAGCGGGACAAGGAGTTTGCCGGGCTGCGGATTCTCGCGGAGCCAGACTCGCGCGCAGGCCGGCAGTTGGACGATTTCCTCGACAAGAACCACATTCCTCACCGCCTGATCGATGTGAAGAGCGAGCAGGGCGCAACCCTGGCGAGCCGTTTGCATTTGTCCGATCGAGATCTGCCGGCGCTCATTACGCCGCGCGGAATGCCTCTGCGCCGGCCTTCCCTCCGCGAAGTGGCGCGGGAGGTCGGTTTGCTTCAGTCGCATGTCGACGAAAACCAAGACGAGATTGCCTGCGACCTGGTGATAATTGGCGCCGGGCCGGCCGGCTTAGCGGCGGCGGTCTATGCGACCTCGGAAGGATTGGATACAGTGGTCTTGGAGAGTTACGCGCCCGGCGGCCAGGCCGGTTCCTCTTCGTTGATCGAAAACTTTTTCGGTTTTCCCACCGGCATCAGCGGCGGCGACCTGACTTGGCGCGCGCAGCTTCAGGCCTACCGTTTTGGAGCAAAATTTTCCACACCCGCGCAAGCCTTGTCTCTAAAATATACTCCGCACGCTGAATACCGCGCCCACTTTCAGGTGGAAGGTTGTTCCGCCACGCTCTGCGCTAAGGCGGCGGTGATCGCGACCGGCGCAAACTACAATCGGCTCGAAGCCGAGGGGTGCCATCGGTTCGAGAATGTTGGGGTTTATTATGCGGCCACTGCATTCGAGGGCAGGCTCTGCCGGGGCGCGACCGTGATTGTGGTGGGCGGCGGAAATTCGGCAGGCCAGGCGGCGATGTTTTTGTCCGAAGGCGCGGCGAAAGTGTTGCTGGTCATTCGCGGCCACGATCTTTCCCAAAGCATGTCGGATTACCTGTCGCGGCGCGTTCTGGCTCGGGAAAACATTGAGCTCCTTCCCTGCACCACGATTCGGCGGATGACAGGCAACTCCGTGCTGGAGGCGGTGGAGTTGGAAAACACAAAGACAGGCGAACGCCGTTTGGTTGAAACGCCCGCGGTCTTTTCCATGATCGGGGCAACCCCCTGCACCGAATGGTTGCCCCCCGAGATCTTGCGCGACAAGAAGGGCTTCATCCAAACGGGCGCGCTGGTGGCCGCCGCGCCGGAGTGGGCGGGCCTGGCACGTTCGCCGGCGGCGCTGGAGACGAGCCTGCCAGGGATCTTTGCCGTAGGCGATGTTCGTTCGGGCTCGGTGAAACGTTGCGCGGCCGCGGTGGGCGAAGGGAGCATGGCCATCGCCGGAGTTCACGAATCATTGAAGGAGAAATCATGA
- a CDS encoding UBP-type zinc finger domain-containing protein, whose amino-acid sequence MNAGTCPHIDAVVEVKLPDVLECNECVRIGAQWVHLRSCQTCGVTLCCDDSPNKHATKHARASGHPVIASAQPGERWLYCYAHDAFTEY is encoded by the coding sequence ATGAACGCCGGCACGTGCCCGCACATCGATGCCGTTGTTGAGGTCAAGCTCCCCGACGTTCTCGAGTGCAACGAGTGCGTAAGAATCGGGGCGCAGTGGGTGCACTTGCGGAGCTGCCAGACCTGCGGAGTCACGCTCTGCTGCGACGATTCGCCGAACAAGCACGCCACGAAACACGCGCGAGCCAGCGGTCATCCCGTGATTGCATCCGCCCAGCCGGGGGAGCGCTGGCTATATTGTTATGCCCACGACGCATTTACCGAATATTGA
- a CDS encoding asparaginase domain-containing protein: MTIRILVTGGTFDKKYNERNGELFFQDTHVAEMLRLGRSRVDVTIRTVMMIDSLEMTDADRALIVQNCLQSEEDRIVITHGTDTMTETAAAVARAVTGKTVVLTGAIIPYAFGSSDGLFNLGSALSFAQVLPAGVYLAMNGKCFGWERVRKNRERGEFEEIG, from the coding sequence ATGACGATCCGAATTCTCGTTACCGGCGGCACGTTTGATAAGAAATACAACGAGCGCAACGGCGAGCTTTTCTTCCAGGATACGCACGTCGCCGAGATGCTCCGGCTGGGGCGTTCCCGCGTCGACGTCACCATCCGCACCGTGATGATGATCGACAGCCTGGAAATGACCGACGCCGATCGCGCGCTCATCGTCCAAAATTGCCTCCAGTCCGAAGAGGACCGCATCGTCATCACGCACGGCACCGACACCATGACGGAGACCGCCGCCGCGGTGGCTCGCGCGGTCACCGGGAAAACCGTTGTCCTGACGGGGGCGATTATCCCTTACGCTTTCGGAAGTTCCGATGGGCTGTTCAATCTCGGCAGCGCTCTTTCGTTCGCGCAGGTGTTGCCCGCGGGAGTTTACCTGGCGATGAACGGCAAATGTTTTGGGTGGGAACGCGTCCGGAAAAATCGCGAGCGCGGCGAGTTCGAGGAGATCGGATAA
- a CDS encoding VOC family protein has product MTTSKPNTFVHPYLFFGGRCDEAIEFYRATLGAEVVMLSRFKESPEPQPGLPECFGDKVMHASIRIGDTMLMASDGRCEGEANFEGFSLSVTVPDEAEATRVFTALSEGGLVTMPLAKTFWADKFGVLQDRFGVGWMVSVMHKPEAK; this is encoded by the coding sequence ATGACGACATCGAAGCCCAACACGTTCGTTCATCCGTATTTGTTCTTTGGCGGCCGCTGTGACGAAGCGATCGAATTCTATCGCGCCACGCTCGGGGCCGAAGTGGTGATGCTTTCGCGGTTCAAGGAGAGCCCGGAACCGCAGCCGGGTCTGCCTGAATGTTTCGGAGACAAAGTGATGCACGCCAGCATCCGCATCGGCGATACGATGTTGATGGCCTCCGACGGCCGCTGCGAAGGCGAGGCGAATTTCGAAGGGTTTTCGCTCTCCGTGACCGTGCCCGATGAAGCCGAGGCGACGCGCGTTTTCACCGCCCTCAGTGAAGGCGGGCTGGTGACGATGCCGCTCGCGAAGACTTTCTGGGCCGATAAGTTCGGGGTCTTGCAGGACCGGTTCGGAGTGGGCTGGATGGTTTCCGTGATGCACAAGCCGGAAGCAAAATAA
- a CDS encoding cytochrome P450 yields MLDGVGRLRYLKLPSKDVDVMQTSSTPATGKEGAAPLATDESPVSRCPFSPRVPGLPLLGNTRDFLRDTTGFLVSSYREHGPIFRIRMLWLKFTVILGFEAKEFMTTGGERHLTRHPIFDPVGEQLGSADFALALSGEKHLHLRRLLQLAYSREVASPYLPQLVQAVRETLREWPAGSVQEVFEGVQLLAFQQYCQVMGNVSFREHYRDCRVVTDMNMEVGGRVLPLWMFRWPPYRAARRRVLKLTSDLVARHRRDGRSLDRPPDIIDTLISLKFPDGRPMSDDEVVCYALYGFAGSSSYMGRLVAFMLYEIFKHPDLQARLIEEVDVAFASGLQDASDIHEMRLLRAVFHETLRFHPVSQGMPYVAKESFRFNGNRVEKGDMVVLSQLPMLFDENAFPDPGRFDPSRCLEARNEHRKGGAFNPFGMHHRTCAAMGLVEMMAITMVATLLHERTLEMAPPGYRLRMTVKPLPAPDRHFKMRVRPREQALVRPGAALPLREEVFLATFDGADNVDVIEAFRQGEYISFEPGTEIIRQGDEADAFYILLEGRVEVFRTNAGGTEVAFVAILLPGDYFGEIGLLTNAPRNATVRVLPGSPARVLKLGAEAFRQVVAESDMVSSEIARVARKRVAQEFLLGSVVGMNESEIQSRFPEFKRERFAPGEVVLREGDLPDRFYLLVRGTVSVSQRDKAGRDQQVATLRPGDYFGEAGLIHNAPRNATVTASSDGETVAYSCDRSAFDLLVREAGGPAGDLALALSGRLRDPVA; encoded by the coding sequence ATGCTGGACGGCGTTGGCAGACTCCGTTATTTGAAATTGCCGAGCAAGGACGTCGACGTGATGCAAACCTCCTCAACGCCGGCGACAGGGAAGGAAGGCGCCGCTCCACTAGCGACCGACGAGTCGCCGGTTTCGCGCTGCCCATTTTCACCGCGTGTTCCCGGGCTGCCGCTGCTCGGCAATACGCGTGACTTCCTGAGAGACACGACCGGGTTCCTGGTCTCATCCTATCGCGAGCACGGACCGATTTTCCGGATCCGAATGCTCTGGCTGAAGTTCACCGTGATCCTCGGCTTCGAAGCGAAGGAGTTCATGACGACGGGGGGCGAGCGTCACCTGACCCGTCACCCCATTTTTGATCCGGTCGGCGAGCAATTGGGCAGCGCGGATTTCGCCCTGGCCCTCTCCGGAGAGAAGCATCTTCATCTGCGCCGGCTCCTTCAGCTTGCCTATTCACGTGAAGTTGCGAGCCCCTATTTGCCGCAGCTCGTTCAGGCTGTCCGGGAAACTCTGCGGGAATGGCCGGCCGGTAGCGTCCAGGAAGTGTTCGAAGGCGTGCAGTTGCTGGCGTTCCAGCAGTATTGCCAGGTGATGGGAAATGTTTCGTTTCGCGAGCATTATCGCGATTGCCGGGTCGTGACCGACATGAACATGGAAGTCGGCGGCCGGGTCCTGCCGTTGTGGATGTTTCGCTGGCCGCCCTATCGCGCCGCCCGCCGGCGGGTCTTGAAACTGACGAGCGATCTGGTGGCACGTCATCGCCGGGACGGTCGCTCTCTGGATCGGCCACCCGACATCATCGACACCCTGATCTCTCTCAAGTTTCCGGATGGCCGCCCGATGAGCGATGACGAAGTGGTCTGCTACGCGCTCTATGGATTCGCGGGGAGCAGCAGTTACATGGGGCGCCTCGTGGCGTTCATGCTCTACGAGATCTTCAAGCATCCTGATCTCCAGGCGCGGCTGATCGAGGAGGTCGACGTGGCGTTTGCCTCGGGCCTTCAGGACGCTTCCGATATCCATGAGATGCGGCTTCTGCGCGCTGTCTTTCATGAAACCCTGCGCTTTCATCCGGTTTCGCAGGGAATGCCGTATGTGGCGAAAGAGAGTTTCCGGTTCAACGGGAACCGCGTCGAGAAAGGGGACATGGTTGTGCTCTCGCAGCTGCCGATGCTCTTCGACGAAAACGCGTTCCCCGATCCGGGCCGATTCGATCCGTCGCGTTGTCTGGAGGCGAGGAACGAGCATCGTAAGGGGGGCGCGTTCAATCCCTTTGGAATGCATCATCGGACCTGCGCCGCGATGGGCCTGGTCGAAATGATGGCCATCACCATGGTGGCCACCTTGCTCCATGAACGGACCCTGGAGATGGCGCCGCCCGGTTATCGGCTCCGGATGACGGTCAAGCCGTTGCCCGCGCCAGATCGCCATTTCAAAATGCGAGTTCGCCCCCGCGAACAAGCGCTCGTTAGGCCGGGTGCCGCCCTTCCGCTGCGCGAAGAAGTTTTCCTCGCCACCTTCGACGGGGCGGACAACGTCGATGTGATCGAGGCTTTCCGGCAGGGTGAATACATCAGCTTCGAGCCCGGAACCGAAATCATCCGTCAGGGGGATGAAGCCGACGCGTTCTATATTCTGCTCGAGGGCCGGGTGGAAGTATTCCGCACGAATGCGGGCGGCACCGAGGTGGCGTTCGTGGCGATTCTTCTTCCGGGCGATTACTTCGGTGAGATCGGCCTGCTCACGAACGCGCCCCGAAATGCCACGGTGCGCGTCCTGCCGGGATCACCAGCTCGCGTCCTGAAGCTGGGCGCGGAGGCGTTCCGGCAAGTGGTGGCGGAATCCGACATGGTGAGCAGTGAGATAGCTCGCGTCGCCCGGAAACGCGTGGCCCAGGAATTCTTGCTAGGGTCGGTGGTGGGCATGAATGAATCGGAAATTCAGAGCCGATTTCCGGAGTTCAAGCGCGAGAGGTTTGCTCCCGGAGAAGTGGTCCTGCGGGAAGGCGATTTACCGGACCGCTTCTACCTTCTCGTTCGGGGAACAGTCAGTGTCTCTCAACGCGACAAGGCGGGACGCGACCAGCAGGTCGCGACGTTGCGTCCCGGAGATTATTTTGGGGAAGCGGGCCTGATTCACAATGCTCCCCGCAACGCCACTGTGACCGCTTCGAGTGACGGCGAGACCGTCGCTTATTCCTGCGATCGGAGCGCTTT